The Streptomyces aurantiacus genome includes a region encoding these proteins:
- a CDS encoding DUF7660 family protein produces the protein MGAIESQSAPGWYGNQGQNLPPRGDWTFFARALVAARIYE, from the coding sequence GTGGGCGCCATAGAGTCGCAGTCTGCGCCCGGGTGGTACGGCAACCAGGGGCAGAATCTACCGCCACGAGGCGACTGGACGTTCTTCGCTCGCGCCCTGGTTGCCGCCCGGATCTACGAGTGA